The nucleotide sequence CCCCATTAACTAGCCCTAAAATAAACCCGATAGACCCTCCAATTAGAAATCCTGTTAGTGCCCGTCCAGCACTAATAGACAGATGTTTAAATAATTCTCCTGAGCGTGTCAAATCAATTGCCGCTTGTATAACTGCGGTTGGTGCTGGTAAAACTCGCGTCGATATCCAACCGATTTGAGATAATATTTGCCAAATTATAATTAAAGTCAGGGGGATTATCCAAGGCAATATTTTATCATATTTTAGGTTAAGTTTTCTGTTTTTCATAATAATTAATTTCCTCTATAAAAATATTTTTAATGAACTTCACTCAATAGATCAGATGGGCTTTTTGTTCCCATCTCAAGAGCGGTATTAACCTTGTCGCTTAGACGTTCATAAGGACGGCGTAAACGCTGCGTTTCAACTTCCCAGACATAACCATGAATGACAACATCATCAGGAATTAGTGGAGAATTTCGCAATAATTCCACTTGCTTAATCGTGATAGCATCCACATCAGTAAAAGTTTTAATCCAAGTTGAGAAAATTCCTTTAGGAAGTTTTAATTCAGGTAAAGCCGGGTCGATTTCTACCTCATCAACTTTAATGCCTCGGTCTTTTAAAATCTGGGCTAATAAATCCCCTGAAGCCGTCATCATTCCGCATTCAGTATGAGTAACAACAATAATTTCTCGGGTTCCAAAGAACTGAGTCGTTAACATAGCCGAGCGAATAGCATCATCTGTTACTAAGCCGCCAGCATTGCGAAAAATATGAGCATCTCCTTCACTAAGCCCAAGCACTTTTTCTATAGGTAGCCGTTCATCCATACAAGCTAAAACCCATAAGCGTTTATTGTTTGGGATGCCGAGTTGTCGTCTTAATGCCCAATTTTTTTCTTGTTCAAGTTTTTGGTCAATTTGTTCGTGTAAAAAAGTCATTGAGTCTCCTTATTAGTCATTATTCATCAGTTATTAGTTATTAGCCATTAGTCATTTATTTGAAATCATGTTGACTAAGGACTAACAACTAAGGACTAACAACTCATTAATCTACTGTAGTTGTTGTTTTTTTCTCGGTTACCTGTTTAGGAAAATAGTCATTAGCGAGGATTTCCCCAAAAGGACTAAACAGTTGAGGTTGTTTATCGGTTGGGAGATTTTCTAAGGGCAAACGAGGGAAAAGAAGCTCCGCCACATAAAAAGCCTCTTCTAAATGGGGATAGCCGGATAAAATAAAGGTTTCAATGCCTAAATCCCTATATTCCAGCATCCGAGCCGCCACCGTATCGGGATCACCCACTAAAGCCGTTCCTGCACCCCCTCTCACCAATCCAACTCCGGCCCAGAGATTGGGACTAATTTCCAAAGCTTCCCGAGAACCTTGGTGTAGTTGAGTCATGCGGCGTTGACCAACGGAATCCATGCGAGCATAAGCTTTTTGAGCCGTAGCAATAGCATCCTCATCCACATAGCGAATTAAATGGTTCGCCGCTTCCCAAGCCTCTTGTTCTGTCTCTCTGACGATCACGTGCAGACGAATACCAAATTTTAATTCTCTTCCCTCAGCTTGTGCCAAACGGCGTACAGAATCAATTTTTTGAGCAACTTGCTCAGGGGGTTCTCCCCAAGTCAGATAAACATCGACGTGCTTGGCGGCTACTTGTTTAGCAATTTCCGATGAACCCCCAAACCACAGAGGCGGGTAGGGTTGTTGAACCGGGGGAAATAGGAGCTTTCCGCCTCGAATATCGAGATAATCTCCTTTAAAATCGGTTTCGTTTCCACTAATAATCCCACGAAAAGCACTAAGAAATTCATCCGTCAGTCGGTAGCGATCATCATGGCTCAGATGTAAACCATCCCCTGCCAATTCAATTGGATCGCCTCCGGTTACCACATTAATCAGCAAACGC is from Gloeothece verrucosa PCC 7822 and encodes:
- a CDS encoding beta-class carbonic anhydrase, encoding MTFLHEQIDQKLEQEKNWALRRQLGIPNNKRLWVLACMDERLPIEKVLGLSEGDAHIFRNAGGLVTDDAIRSAMLTTQFFGTREIIVVTHTECGMMTASGDLLAQILKDRGIKVDEVEIDPALPELKLPKGIFSTWIKTFTDVDAITIKQVELLRNSPLIPDDVVIHGYVWEVETQRLRRPYERLSDKVNTALEMGTKSPSDLLSEVH
- the ssuD gene encoding FMNH2-dependent alkanesulfonate monooxygenase, producing the protein MMQLLWFIPTHGDGRYLGTGLGGRSTNPGYLKQIAQAVDHLGFTGALLPTGRSCEDSWIAASYLAAHTQRMRFLVAVRPGLISPGAAARMAASFDRLSNGRLLINVVTGGDPIELAGDGLHLSHDDRYRLTDEFLSAFRGIISGNETDFKGDYLDIRGGKLLFPPVQQPYPPLWFGGSSEIAKQVAAKHVDVYLTWGEPPEQVAQKIDSVRRLAQAEGRELKFGIRLHVIVRETEQEAWEAANHLIRYVDEDAIATAQKAYARMDSVGQRRMTQLHQGSREALEISPNLWAGVGLVRGGAGTALVGDPDTVAARMLEYRDLGIETFILSGYPHLEEAFYVAELLFPRLPLENLPTDKQPQLFSPFGEILANDYFPKQVTEKKTTTTVD